Proteins from a genomic interval of Gemmatimonadaceae bacterium:
- a CDS encoding gamma-glutamyl-gamma-aminobutyrate hydrolase family protein: MTKPRLVILTATTESLRGRSRVRVNEAYTSAIASVGLIPVVLPPVEAAVATAALDGVAGLVLTGGEDIGAEHFGQTPHPAMGTPHAGRDEYELALTRAASERRMPTLAICRGAQIANVALGGTLIQDIPSLKPSGIGHDQSERRTERVHAISIEQRTSLAAIVGETSIAVNSSHHQAVDAVAPGLRVSATSPDGIVEALEPARGDWWMIAIQWHPEELTGTPEPWDRRLFSAFAEAVRSGD, encoded by the coding sequence ATGACTAAACCGCGGCTCGTCATTCTCACGGCCACCACCGAATCTCTACGTGGGCGCTCGCGCGTTCGCGTCAATGAGGCGTACACCAGCGCGATCGCCTCGGTTGGTTTGATCCCGGTCGTTCTTCCGCCAGTCGAAGCCGCGGTTGCGACGGCGGCCCTGGATGGCGTCGCGGGACTCGTGCTCACCGGCGGCGAAGACATCGGTGCCGAGCACTTCGGGCAGACGCCCCATCCGGCGATGGGAACACCGCACGCCGGACGCGACGAATACGAGCTGGCGCTCACGAGGGCCGCGAGCGAACGACGCATGCCGACTCTCGCCATCTGTCGCGGCGCGCAGATCGCGAACGTCGCGCTCGGCGGAACGTTGATCCAGGACATTCCGTCGCTCAAACCGTCCGGCATCGGACACGACCAATCGGAGCGTCGCACCGAACGCGTGCACGCGATCTCGATCGAGCAGCGCACGTCGCTCGCGGCCATCGTCGGCGAAACGTCGATCGCGGTGAATTCTTCGCATCACCAGGCCGTAGACGCGGTCGCACCGGGCCTACGCGTGTCGGCCACGAGCCCCGACGGCATCGTCGAGGCGCTTGAACCCGCGCGCGGCGACTGGTGGATGATCGCCATCCAATGGCACCCGGAAGAGCTCACGGGCACGCCCGAGCCATGGGATCGTCGCCTCTTTTCGGCTTTCGCGGAAGCCGTTCGATCGGGCGACTGA
- a CDS encoding glycosyltransferase family 2 protein encodes MLYVCIPAYNEAETVGVLLWRIRKVFQEYPRDYEILVYDDGSTDSTAEVLQGYADVLPLTVLGESEHLGYDRALDALCRAAAARTKYPRRDGLITMQADFTDQPEHLPELIKRFEGGADLVVAERTLPESTPKAVRRLRWIATWAARRAGKVAGVTDPFGALRLYRISLIRDLLKDIGDAPLAAGQGWAANLSLLLRAAPRARRVETVSLEPRYDVRMRESRIRPWTDGLALLRIGRGVRVERPTS; translated from the coding sequence GTGCTGTACGTCTGCATTCCCGCATACAACGAAGCTGAGACGGTTGGCGTGCTCCTGTGGCGTATTCGGAAGGTGTTCCAAGAATACCCGCGCGACTACGAGATCCTGGTTTACGACGACGGCAGCACGGATTCGACGGCCGAGGTTCTCCAGGGTTACGCTGACGTTCTGCCGCTGACGGTGCTTGGGGAATCCGAGCACCTCGGCTACGACCGAGCGCTCGACGCGCTCTGCCGCGCCGCGGCCGCCCGAACCAAGTATCCGCGTCGCGACGGCCTGATCACGATGCAGGCCGATTTCACGGATCAGCCCGAGCATCTCCCGGAGTTGATCAAGCGCTTCGAGGGAGGCGCCGACCTCGTCGTCGCCGAGCGGACCCTGCCCGAGTCGACGCCCAAGGCGGTCCGGCGGCTGCGCTGGATCGCGACGTGGGCCGCCCGCCGCGCCGGCAAGGTGGCCGGGGTTACCGACCCGTTCGGCGCACTGAGGCTCTACAGGATTTCGCTCATTCGAGATCTCTTGAAGGACATCGGCGACGCGCCGCTCGCCGCCGGCCAGGGATGGGCGGCCAACCTGTCGCTCCTGCTTCGCGCCGCTCCGCGAGCCCGACGCGTCGAGACCGTCTCGTTGGAACCGCGATACGACGTGCGCATGCGCGAATCGCGAATTCGACCGTGGACCGACGGGCTCGCCTTGCTGCGCATCGGACGCGGAGTGCGCGTGGAGCGCCCGACGTCGTGA
- a CDS encoding DUF3108 domain-containing protein, translating to MGHPRVSVLRSLFIGAVLAVMPASAQETGGPAARPAEPARVPFGVGERLEYQVKYKNIPVGSGEMEVLPMDTVRGVDTWHTIFRLHGRFLFYSVNDKYESWSDSHTLASLRYRKDIDEGSYEPKHTYEIFPDRREYTEDSKPPKPSVEHPLDDGSFLYFLRTVPLRVGMDTTFNDYFMADRNPVRFKVVRKDTIDVPAGRFPALVVQPIFQSKFFSDGGHAEVWLSDDENRIMLQMKSSVRFGSLNLYLKSYHPPQTATPPVPANGKPPTDTAPLPVLPPIPPRPRD from the coding sequence ATGGGCCACCCGCGTGTGTCGGTGCTTCGGTCGTTGTTCATCGGCGCCGTGCTGGCCGTGATGCCGGCGAGTGCGCAGGAGACCGGCGGACCAGCGGCCCGCCCGGCTGAGCCGGCGCGTGTCCCGTTCGGCGTCGGCGAGCGTCTCGAGTATCAAGTGAAGTACAAGAACATCCCGGTCGGCAGCGGCGAAATGGAAGTGTTGCCGATGGACACCGTGCGCGGCGTCGACACCTGGCATACCATTTTTCGGCTGCACGGCCGGTTCTTGTTCTATAGCGTCAACGACAAGTACGAGTCGTGGTCCGACTCACACACGCTCGCCTCGCTTCGATACCGAAAGGACATCGACGAAGGGTCGTACGAACCCAAGCACACCTACGAGATCTTCCCCGACAGGCGCGAATACACCGAAGACAGCAAACCACCCAAGCCGAGCGTCGAGCACCCGCTCGACGACGGGTCGTTCCTTTATTTTCTGCGCACGGTGCCGCTGCGCGTCGGGATGGACACGACCTTCAACGACTACTTCATGGCCGACCGGAATCCGGTCCGCTTCAAGGTCGTGCGCAAGGACACGATCGACGTGCCGGCAGGAAGATTTCCAGCGCTGGTCGTACAGCCGATCTTTCAGTCGAAGTTCTTCTCCGACGGCGGCCACGCCGAGGTCTGGCTTTCCGACGACGAGAACCGCATCATGCTTCAGATGAAGTCGAGCGTGCGTTTCGGTTCCCTCAACCTCTACCTCAAATCGTACCACCCGCCTCAGACCGCGACGCCTCCGGTGCCGGCAAACGGCAAGCCTCCGACGGACACGGCGCCCCTCCCCGTCCTCCCCCCAATCCCTCCGCGTCCGCGCGATTGA
- a CDS encoding FAD-dependent oxidoreductase: protein MAFPQSSHFDTAVIGDGIIGLSAALELARAGASCALFGADRPGAGSGAAAGILAPSVGQRDGEIREFFRYSLNLFPAFLAPLREFDPELEVLEGLLETMPSRPAALDADSRWLSDAEVRRTEPAIDAPNGAVLHTHDGAIDNTRVVAALRRAVSRHPRVSVVGGDGVAEVDVSTGPARVTTRAGTSVHANSLILAAGAWSAQIRGLPRRVPISPLKGQIIAFDAPDLIHRPVSAGHVYLVPRGRELVAGATSEDAGFDTTATEDGERTLRAAATKLCPPLADARVARRWAGLRPATSDMLPILGEDPESPSLIYACGHARNGILLAPATALAVRAFVEHAPPVHPSIDRFSIARFAD from the coding sequence TTGGCGTTCCCTCAGTCATCCCATTTCGACACAGCCGTCATCGGTGACGGAATCATCGGCTTGTCCGCCGCGCTCGAGCTCGCGCGTGCCGGCGCCTCGTGCGCGCTGTTCGGCGCCGACCGGCCGGGTGCGGGATCGGGCGCGGCCGCGGGTATTCTCGCACCTTCCGTCGGCCAACGCGATGGTGAGATCCGAGAGTTTTTTCGCTACAGCCTGAACCTCTTTCCGGCCTTCTTGGCACCGCTTCGAGAATTCGACCCCGAGCTCGAGGTTCTCGAGGGGCTGCTGGAGACGATGCCGTCGAGACCGGCGGCACTCGACGCCGATTCTCGCTGGCTCTCCGACGCAGAGGTTCGGCGAACGGAGCCGGCCATCGATGCGCCGAACGGCGCGGTTCTACACACCCACGATGGCGCCATCGACAACACGCGAGTCGTGGCTGCCCTCCGCCGAGCCGTCTCCCGCCACCCGCGGGTCAGCGTCGTCGGTGGCGACGGGGTGGCCGAGGTCGACGTCTCGACAGGACCCGCTCGGGTTACCACGCGCGCCGGGACATCGGTACACGCGAATTCTCTCATTCTTGCGGCGGGCGCATGGTCTGCACAGATCCGCGGTCTGCCGCGCCGCGTGCCCATCTCGCCGCTCAAGGGTCAGATCATCGCGTTCGACGCGCCCGACCTGATTCATCGTCCCGTGAGCGCCGGTCACGTCTACCTTGTGCCTCGCGGACGTGAGCTGGTCGCCGGCGCAACGAGTGAAGACGCCGGCTTCGACACGACGGCGACCGAGGATGGAGAGCGCACTCTCCGCGCCGCCGCGACCAAGCTATGTCCTCCCCTCGCCGACGCTCGCGTCGCCCGGCGATGGGCCGGTCTTCGTCCCGCCACCAGCGACATGCTCCCCATTCTGGGTGAAGATCCCGAGTCACCGTCGCTGATCTACGCGTGCGGTCACGCGCGAAACGGAATCCTGCTGGCGCCGGCTACCGCCCTGGCCGTTCGCGCCTTCGTCGAGCACGCGCCGCCCGTGCACCCCTCGATCGACCGGTTTTCGATCGCAAGGTTCGCCGACTAG
- the lipA gene encoding lipoyl synthase translates to MSEPLYQIIGRHRAEPLPERKPGWLKVRAPGGPQYLRLKQLMRELDLHTVCEEAHCPNVGECWEHGTATFMILGDVCTRNCAYCAVAHGRPPKYDIDEPARVADAIGEMRLRHAVITSVDRDDLPDFGAYIFAETIRQIKQRLPDCSVEVLVPDFQGNEDSIRTVLEAGPDIYNHNTETVPRLYKKCRPGGRYERVMQIFRTSKRLAPDIPTKTGIILGMGETLEEVELVMRDLRAVDVDILTLGQYLRPSESHIPIDRYVTPDEFRRMREIGMAMGFKHVESGPLVRSSYHAWEQVQAAGV, encoded by the coding sequence TTGTCAGAACCGCTGTACCAGATCATTGGCCGCCACCGCGCCGAGCCCCTTCCAGAGCGAAAGCCCGGGTGGCTCAAGGTTCGCGCCCCAGGCGGTCCGCAGTACCTCCGCTTGAAGCAGCTGATGCGCGAGCTGGACCTGCACACGGTCTGCGAGGAAGCGCACTGCCCGAACGTCGGCGAGTGCTGGGAGCACGGCACCGCGACCTTCATGATCCTCGGCGACGTCTGCACGCGGAATTGTGCCTACTGCGCGGTTGCACACGGTCGGCCGCCCAAATACGACATCGACGAACCGGCGCGCGTCGCCGACGCGATCGGCGAGATGCGGCTGCGCCATGCCGTCATCACGTCGGTCGATCGCGACGACCTCCCCGACTTCGGCGCGTACATCTTCGCCGAGACGATCCGGCAGATCAAACAGCGCCTCCCCGATTGCTCGGTCGAAGTGCTCGTGCCGGATTTTCAGGGCAACGAGGACTCGATTCGCACGGTGCTCGAGGCGGGGCCCGATATCTACAACCACAACACCGAGACGGTGCCGCGTCTCTACAAGAAGTGCCGTCCGGGCGGGCGATACGAGCGCGTCATGCAAATCTTCAGAACGTCCAAGCGACTCGCGCCCGACATCCCGACCAAGACCGGCATCATCCTCGGCATGGGTGAGACGCTCGAAGAAGTCGAGCTCGTCATGCGCGACCTGCGCGCAGTCGACGTCGACATCCTCACGCTCGGCCAGTACCTGCGTCCATCCGAGTCGCACATCCCGATCGACCGCTACGTCACGCCCGACGAATTCAGGCGGATGCGCGAGATCGGCATGGCGATGGGATTCAAGCACGTCGAGTCCGGACCGCTGGTTCGATCCAGCTATCACGCCTGGGAGCAGGTCCAGGCGGCGGGAGTGTGA
- the pdhA gene encoding pyruvate dehydrogenase (acetyl-transferring) E1 component subunit alpha, whose protein sequence is MPKKKAAATEPSTNGNAPASSPELNHEFLHSMLLQRRFEERCAEAYALGKIGGFCHLYIGQEAVSTGVLSSLRADDYIITTYRDHGQALARGMSPRTVMSELFGRIDGCARGKGGSMHMFDKSLNFLGGHGIVGANVPLATGVAFAIKYRGGDQVCVCFMGESVVNTGAFHEALNMAGLWKLPVVYIIENNRYGMGTALERASAIHDIYERGASYNMSRAVCDGQDVFEVRAAVGKAIERARTESTPTLLEVRTYRFMGHSMSDAVSGTYRSKAELEEHMKRDPIVLLRTYMMEHGELTDEALHKMDDEIKAVVQDAWDFADKSPEPPLEALYEDVYVDTTSDAAADAVA, encoded by the coding sequence ATGCCCAAGAAGAAGGCCGCGGCTACCGAGCCGTCGACAAACGGCAACGCACCGGCCTCCAGTCCCGAGCTGAACCACGAGTTCCTGCATTCGATGCTCCTCCAGCGACGCTTCGAGGAGCGCTGCGCCGAGGCGTACGCGCTCGGCAAGATCGGCGGATTCTGCCATCTGTACATCGGGCAGGAAGCGGTGAGCACCGGGGTGCTCTCGTCGCTGCGCGCCGACGACTACATCATCACGACGTACCGGGACCACGGCCAAGCGCTGGCCCGCGGGATGAGCCCGCGCACGGTCATGTCGGAGTTGTTCGGCCGTATCGACGGTTGCGCGCGGGGGAAGGGCGGCTCGATGCACATGTTCGACAAGAGCCTCAATTTCCTCGGCGGGCACGGCATCGTCGGCGCGAATGTACCGCTGGCGACGGGCGTTGCCTTCGCGATCAAGTACCGCGGCGGCGACCAGGTCTGCGTCTGCTTCATGGGCGAGTCGGTTGTGAACACCGGCGCGTTCCACGAAGCGCTCAACATGGCAGGGCTCTGGAAGCTGCCTGTCGTCTACATCATCGAGAACAACCGCTACGGCATGGGCACGGCGCTCGAGCGCGCTTCCGCGATCCACGACATTTATGAGCGCGGGGCTTCGTATAACATGTCCAGGGCGGTTTGCGACGGTCAGGACGTGTTCGAGGTCCGCGCCGCGGTGGGGAAGGCGATCGAGCGCGCGCGTACCGAGTCCACGCCGACGCTGCTGGAGGTGCGCACGTACCGCTTCATGGGCCACTCGATGTCGGACGCCGTCAGCGGAACGTATCGCTCGAAGGCCGAGCTCGAGGAACACATGAAGCGCGACCCGATCGTGCTGCTCCGCACGTACATGATGGAACACGGCGAGCTCACCGACGAGGCACTGCACAAGATGGACGACGAGATCAAGGCGGTCGTGCAGGACGCCTGGGATTTCGCCGACAAGAGTCCCGAGCCGCCGCTCGAGGCACTGTACGAGGACGTCTACGTCGACACGACGAGCGACGCCGCCGCCGACGCCGTCGCCTAG
- a CDS encoding pyruvate dehydrogenase complex E1 component subunit beta: protein MPVITYRDALNAALREEMQRDDRVFLMGEEVAVYQGAYKVSKGLLQEFGEMRVVDTPITELGFAGVGVGAAMVGLRPIIEFMTWNFAVLALDQVLNSAAKMLYMSGGQFNIPIVFRGPNGAALQLSAQHSQAFESWLAHIPGIKVISPSTPYDAKGLLKSAIRDDNPVCFLEGEMLYNTKGEVPDEEYLIPIGKADLKREGNHATIITAGKMALLGVQAADQLAKDGINVDVVDLRTVRPMDVEAIKTSVEKTNRAVVLEEGWEIAGIGAQVVDYIQRDCFDSLDAPVLRVHQADVPMPYAKNLERAAKPDAAKTVAAVRKVMYLD, encoded by the coding sequence ATGCCAGTCATCACGTACAGAGACGCGCTCAACGCGGCGCTCAGAGAAGAGATGCAGCGCGACGACCGGGTCTTCCTCATGGGCGAGGAGGTCGCCGTGTACCAGGGCGCGTACAAGGTTTCGAAGGGGCTGCTTCAGGAGTTCGGCGAGATGCGCGTCGTCGACACGCCGATCACCGAGCTGGGTTTCGCGGGCGTCGGTGTGGGTGCGGCGATGGTCGGGCTGCGTCCGATCATCGAATTCATGACGTGGAACTTCGCCGTGCTCGCGCTCGACCAAGTGCTCAACTCCGCCGCGAAGATGCTCTACATGTCGGGCGGCCAGTTCAACATCCCGATTGTTTTCCGAGGCCCGAACGGCGCGGCGTTGCAGCTGTCGGCGCAGCACTCGCAGGCGTTCGAGTCGTGGCTTGCCCACATCCCCGGCATCAAGGTGATCTCCCCGAGCACGCCGTACGACGCGAAGGGGCTGCTCAAGTCGGCCATCCGCGACGACAACCCGGTGTGCTTCCTCGAAGGCGAGATGCTCTACAACACGAAGGGCGAAGTGCCCGACGAGGAGTATCTCATTCCGATCGGCAAAGCTGATCTGAAGCGCGAGGGGAACCACGCGACGATCATCACCGCCGGCAAGATGGCGCTCCTCGGAGTGCAGGCGGCGGACCAGTTGGCGAAGGACGGCATCAACGTCGACGTCGTCGACCTTCGCACCGTGCGCCCGATGGACGTCGAAGCGATCAAGACGTCGGTCGAAAAAACGAATCGTGCCGTAGTGCTCGAGGAAGGCTGGGAGATCGCCGGCATCGGTGCGCAGGTCGTGGACTACATCCAGCGCGACTGCTTCGACTCGCTCGACGCACCCGTGCTGCGCGTGCACCAAGCTGACGTGCCGATGCCCTACGCGAAGAACCTCGAGCGCGCGGCCAAGCCCGACGCCGCGAAGACCGTCGCCGCCGTCCGGAAGGTGATGTACCTGGATTAG
- a CDS encoding pyruvate dehydrogenase complex dihydrolipoamide acetyltransferase, with protein MATKVFMEALSPTMEEGRLVKWLKNEGDAVKSGDVLAEVETDKAVMELVARGDGVLRKRLVNEGDARPVGQLVAVIAAPDENIDALLAEAGSAAPAAPPSAAPKEAAPAAQQAPAPAATAAPPEPPAAPPPPAPSPPAASSGPPAPRPPAPPNNGGQVRSSPLARRLASDRGLDISALQGSGPGGRIIKRDIEAAAAAPAAALSAVTRPPVHPSTGQPDFEDIGLTQIRKTIAKRLAESIGPIPTFYLTADIDLTRVTELRAAMLELGEEYKVSVNDVLMKAVATALAQHPEVNAHWLGDRIRYHHRVHLGMAVATNDGLIVPVIFDADRKRMSEISAEARELAKRARERKLKPEEYTGSTFSISNLGMFGIDQFTAIINPPEVGILAIGTAHDVMVPGKGDAGFEVQKRVRITMSCDHRAVDGAVGAAFLQTLRRLIENPLMLVF; from the coding sequence ATGGCTACCAAAGTCTTCATGGAGGCGCTCTCGCCCACGATGGAAGAGGGGCGCCTCGTCAAATGGCTCAAGAACGAAGGCGACGCCGTGAAGAGCGGCGACGTGCTCGCCGAAGTGGAGACGGACAAGGCCGTCATGGAGCTCGTGGCGCGCGGCGACGGTGTGCTGCGAAAACGCCTGGTCAACGAGGGCGACGCCCGTCCGGTCGGTCAGCTCGTTGCGGTCATTGCCGCCCCGGACGAAAACATCGACGCCCTGCTCGCAGAAGCCGGGTCTGCGGCGCCAGCAGCGCCCCCATCTGCGGCACCGAAGGAAGCGGCGCCCGCCGCCCAGCAGGCACCCGCTCCCGCCGCTACGGCGGCTCCGCCAGAGCCTCCAGCAGCCCCGCCTCCACCAGCGCCATCACCGCCAGCGGCGAGTTCCGGCCCGCCGGCCCCGCGGCCTCCCGCCCCCCCCAACAACGGCGGCCAGGTTCGGTCATCGCCGCTCGCGCGCCGTCTCGCTTCCGACCGGGGTCTCGATATATCGGCCCTTCAGGGTTCTGGTCCGGGCGGTCGAATCATCAAGCGCGACATCGAAGCCGCTGCCGCCGCGCCAGCTGCCGCGCTCTCAGCAGTCACCCGTCCACCGGTCCACCCGTCCACCGGTCAACCCGACTTTGAAGACATCGGCCTCACACAGATCCGGAAGACGATCGCCAAACGTCTCGCCGAATCCATCGGGCCGATCCCGACGTTCTACCTGACCGCCGACATCGACCTCACGCGCGTCACCGAGCTGCGCGCCGCGATGCTCGAGCTGGGTGAGGAATACAAGGTCTCGGTGAACGACGTCCTCATGAAAGCCGTCGCCACAGCGCTCGCGCAGCATCCCGAGGTCAACGCCCACTGGCTCGGTGACCGCATCCGTTATCACCACCGCGTCCACCTCGGCATGGCCGTCGCGACGAACGACGGGCTGATCGTGCCCGTCATCTTCGACGCCGACCGCAAACGCATGAGCGAGATTTCCGCCGAAGCGCGCGAGCTCGCCAAGCGCGCGCGCGAACGCAAGCTCAAGCCCGAGGAATACACGGGTTCGACATTCTCGATCTCCAACCTCGGCATGTTCGGGATCGACCAGTTCACCGCGATCATCAACCCGCCGGAAGTCGGCATCCTCGCCATCGGCACGGCGCACGACGTCATGGTCCCGGGTAAGGGCGACGCCGGCTTCGAGGTGCAGAAGCGCGTGAGGATCACGATGAGCTGTGACCATCGCGCGGTGGACGGCGCGGTCGGCGCCGCGTTCCTGCAGACGTTGCGACGGCTGATCGAGAATCCTTTGATGTTGGTCTTCTAG
- a CDS encoding carboxypeptidase regulatory-like domain-containing protein, whose protein sequence is MSDTTRRDSIPAVLIGHVVDSTGVGLPGAEITVNKSDRVHAITGDSGEFRIVDLPAGTTVFNVRRIGFETASFTAVLRGGRTQRAKFSLTPVAQALPVVAVSDTATKTHWLDDFSRRQSTNRGTFISRAEIERKGARMGTDVVRSVPGIRLVPRRGGIGNQVLMTRGDGPRSCVPQMFVHNMAYSGTLDDFVAEDIEAVEVYVGTSEVPAELDKAGRGICGAIVVWTRDPRKPPE, encoded by the coding sequence GTGTCGGACACCACGCGGCGCGACTCGATTCCCGCGGTGTTGATCGGTCACGTCGTCGACAGCACCGGCGTCGGATTGCCGGGCGCCGAGATCACGGTCAACAAATCAGACAGGGTGCACGCGATCACCGGCGACAGCGGCGAGTTTCGGATCGTCGATCTGCCCGCCGGCACAACCGTGTTCAACGTGCGGCGCATCGGCTTCGAGACGGCGAGCTTCACGGCCGTCCTCAGGGGCGGGAGGACGCAGCGCGCAAAGTTCTCGCTCACGCCGGTCGCTCAAGCGCTGCCGGTCGTCGCGGTATCTGACACCGCGACGAAGACGCATTGGCTCGACGACTTTTCCCGCCGCCAAAGTACCAATCGCGGCACGTTCATCTCGCGAGCCGAGATCGAACGCAAAGGGGCTCGGATGGGCACGGATGTCGTCAGGAGCGTGCCGGGCATTCGCCTCGTCCCGCGTCGCGGTGGAATCGGCAACCAGGTCCTGATGACGCGCGGCGACGGACCGCGCTCGTGCGTGCCGCAGATGTTCGTGCACAACATGGCCTACAGCGGCACGCTCGACGACTTCGTCGCCGAGGACATCGAGGCCGTAGAGGTCTACGTCGGGACGTCCGAGGTGCCGGCGGAGTTGGACAAAGCGGGCAGGGGGATCTGCGGCGCGATAGTGGTGTGGACGCGCGATCCCCGCAAACCACCCGAATAG